The DNA region ACCATTTTTAACTTTTAATCAGATAAATATAGCCCTGATAAATGGATTCAAGAAAATTAAAATACTCGGACTAGCTAATATTTTTTCATCTATAATAACTTTGGTAGTAAGTGTAGCCTTAACTTATTTTTATGGATTAGAAGGAGCTATAATATCAATATTTATAACAGCAGTTATTACAAGTTTAGTTTATTGGTATTTGGGCAGAAGCCATGATGACAGAATAATTAAGGGAATAAAAGGATTTTATGATCTAGCTTTATTAAAAATATTGATAAAATATAGCGTTATAGCACTTTATACAATGTTTTTAAGCAATATGTATGTGTTGCTTATAAGAAAAATTATAATAAGTAAAATGGGAATTGATAGCTCTGGAATATTCCAGGCGGATTGGTCCTTAATAAATCAATATTTAGGATTAGTTTTATCCTCCTTAGGAGTATATCTTATTCCAACTCTATGTTCATTAAAAACCAAAAAAGAAATAAATGATGAATTAAATTCAACGTTAAAAATTATAGTATTAATAGCAATGCCTATTATGCTATGTATAATTATATTTGGAAAAATAGTAATTATACTTTTCTATTCCACTAAGTTTTTAGAAGCAGCAAATATTTTGCCATTGTTTATTTTAGGCGATATCTTAAAATGTATAGCCTGGGTAATTGGAACACCATTATGGACTATCCCTAAACTTGGAAAGCTTGCAATACTAAATACCTTGGATTTTATCATTATTACTGCTAGTACATATTTTTTTATAGACAAATTAGGATTATATAGTGTAGTGATAGGATACATATTGATGAATTTAGTAGAAATTATTTTTAATTATTTTGTAATGAAAAAGGAATTAAATTTTAAGTTTAGTAAATACAATTATAAATTGATTTTTACTTCTATTGGAATTATAGTTTTAAGTGTTATTTCTGATTTATTTATTAATAATATATTATTAAAATATGCTATTGAAGTTGTGCTATTTTTAATATGGGCAGCTTTATCTGTTAGGAGAAATGATATAAGTATGTTA from Clostridium pasteurianum BC1 includes:
- a CDS encoding oligosaccharide flippase family protein, encoding MKNNRLKSILGMGFASVIQVLVNIGKVKIIAVLLGTAGVGVTSFINNIITTILPISSLGMNQGIIKEINENIDDKKKIKSIIVTSYITTIILSIIITLSIIIFNKSIGILNIGSFDKKYIYIAMFSIPFLTFNQINIALINGFKKIKILGLANIFSSIITLVVSVALTYFYGLEGAIISIFITAVITSLVYWYLGRSHDDRIIKGIKGFYDLALLKILIKYSVIALYTMFLSNMYVLLIRKIIISKMGIDSSGIFQADWSLINQYLGLVLSSLGVYLIPTLCSLKTKKEINDELNSTLKIIVLIAMPIMLCIIIFGKIVIILFYSTKFLEAANILPLFILGDILKCIAWVIGTPLWTIPKLGKLAILNTLDFIIITASTYFFIDKLGLYSVVIGYILMNLVEIIFNYFVMKKELNFKFSKYNYKLIFTSIGIIVLSVISDLFINNILLKYAIEVVLFLIWAALSVRRNDISMLLYIVTKGKKGKLKNET